ACAGCCCCTCAGCAGTGTCATATTCCAGTAGCCATTTTAACCCCAAGTAACAGCATCCTTTTCATGAATTCATTCGGAGAGAAGTTCATCCCCGTCTCCCAGCGTTCCCATTGGACACATAACATTCTTTCCATCACCTGTGCTCAGGCATCCTCGTCTGGCAGAGGACACCAGGCACCGTGTCCACATTCCTTCGCAGATCACCCGGTGCCACGCTCGTCTCAAACAACAATACCCACGGAAACATTCAATGAAATATGACATTTgttcaacaaaacacaaaaaggtggCAAGTCTGATCATATGATCAGAATAAATTAAGTACATTTAAACAGAAACAGACACTAATTTTCCAACTTCCTCGTGTAAGTGACGAATGTAAGTGCATGAGACACATTAGGAAGCGTGATCTTGTTTCCAGTCGTCTTCTTCCGCACCCTCTTAAGCATTATGGCCGACTGGCAGCGGCGTCAGTGGATGGGAAATGAGGGGTTGAAGCAGGAGGGGGTCTGTGGGTTGTACTGAAAAGGAATACAGTAGGcgtcttaaagggacagttgggatttgttgacatgaagttgtaggacatcccatcagcagcgtagtacagcaacagtgacttaacaACACCCCccggcttctcaaaacaatatgcgttcaaaagagtacatttgcgtcacaaaaatgcctaaaaaacaaaaattaaacctcacaaattgctctgtTCTATTcatctcccgccgtatccccgCACACTCGCCTGTGCATTCTCGTGTACGTGACGacgacgctcgcatcttcttccgctgtggaacacacgtaaacaagatggagGATGGAGATGCgaagggacacggcgggagacaaatgtaACACAGAGCGACTTGTGAGGTCTGAGGTTTGTTTTGAGGAGGCatgtttgtgatgcaaatgtgttactcttttgaatgcatagtgttttgagaagccaaactcttgacttaaatgaccccagcaactaaccggaactacgttgctgatgggatgtcatacaacttcatgtcaaaacagggctgtcaaaaatggcgtgttaacggtggtaactaattGATTGAATTCATTACGTTACTTGTGTGTAATTACAGCATACGCATGATGGCAAGCCACACTTCTGCTATGGCGACATGGAAACACAGCAGCGTCCTGACAGTCACTGCCTGACGTTCTTAtgaaactttattctgacccaaATACAACACCTTACAGTATGCAGTGgctggcccccttcctgatttcttgttttttttttgcatgtttgtcacacttgaatgtttcagatccaacaaatgtaaatattagtcaatgacaacacaactcaacactaaatgcagtttttaaatgaaactttttattattaaaagggagaaaaaaaatccaaagctacatggccctgtgtgaaaaagtgattgtcccccccgattgagatctatcagtgtggaaaagtttataaagccatttgtaaagctttgggactccagccaaccacagtgagagccattatccacaaatggccaaaacatggaacagtggtgaaccttcccaggagtggccagccaaccaaaatgaccccaagaggtcacaaaagaccgcacaacaacatccaaagaactgcaggcctcactttgccagaaaacatcttgatgtgccccaagacctttgggaaaacacccaaaagttgaagtttttggaaggtgtgtcccgttacttCTAGTGTTacacaaaaagaacatcatagcaagagtaaaatgtggtggtggtagttgaTGGTCCTCAGGAcctgaagacttgctgtgataaatagaagcctgagaatgtccggccatcacttggtgacctcaagctgaaagcaactcgggttctgcagcaggacaatgatccaaaacacaccagcaagtccacctctgaatggatgaagactttggagtggtctagtccaagtcctgacctgaatcctattgagatgctgtggcatgactttttccacacagggacatgtagctttgggtgctttttttctcccttaataaaaatgtagagctgagttatgttgtcattgaataatacagtcaaacctgtcttcgcggccacctttatagaacggccacctgcctatagcagccactgaaaaatcccccgcagcaaatgtacatgttatagaccctgtgtatagcagtcacctgtccaacgcggccagcggccacccattttgtctcccttggccaatatctgactgcatatagcggccaaattaccaactcaagtagaagcttcatgcacgaaaaagttttgtttttcaatcaatgaagccgtcgtgtgtagactttaattactgagtccaagctcagtcacaatcattcacaagatccacacaaactgtcagttgttccacataaaaaagccgtcttcttttgagcttgctatttcctggtcaaacatgtaactttaagagcatttgcaccaaaacattaccgcaaagtaggctgggaacaggacgtgctcccagcgacgctacaataaaaaaaacatacgctagcatgcatgtggcagcgggagcaaaactgagttgggttgtacttaattgaagtattttagaatgtactcacgttatttttcatcaatcctcatccacaaatccatcaaagtcctcatcttctgtattcgacacaaacaaagccgtcttcttttccgttcgctacgagtctgttaacttgtcagtgttattcagctccgaagcaaagaaggaaacttctcctgttgcttctgccaactttatttcttgaacgcggccaccagacagcagctcagaacacacacacatctctcagcatcgtctctccttcctgcttgcccacaaggcaaaggttaaacaagccccactacatagctgtccagccaatgcctgtaagaaatgacaccgtttatttcctggtgtgcactggtcaatactgtaatgccgcttgttttggggaaggagagactcacgtcgccgatgcactttaatggctttattaacagcggagaacactgcaggactttacatccacgccaacataaacacacttcccaactctctccaaactcacagctagcactgagcctacctctcctgctcgggacgcccaccgtcacttcccgtcacttcctgatgaactaaagctgtaatgacactctgccatataaaaagtaaaatattaaaaacaagcgtaagacattactagcacagctttgttctgtgggtggtggatatattctatcagttattattaagcctctagcttccttttagtaagtaaaaaccttggctatgattgcactacattgtcatgtagacctacaaagtacacttggaagaacaagaggtgaataaatgtattgcaactgatgtgaaactgatgaggggtaggattaaataagctttgcttcttcctactcctttttggacatgcaaaattgtgaattgtactatgtgatgtgctactgtttgactcatatgcatgttcaggattaaaaccatgaaccatgataataacaagcctagtagtgctgtacaacttttatccgcagtccgcagtgccctctactggtcaacattattattatttttttccccttttttccccctccactggtcaacattcaaactgtacgccaacctgtctatagaggccacctgtctatagcggccacttttgcagactccctctagtggctgctatagacaagtttgactgtatttatatttgtttgatgatcccaAACATCAagaacaagaaatcaggaagggggccaacactttcaCACCAATGTATATAATTGTGTGCCGTCATTCATCTTTCTttcaatgaaatacagtaaaaattggttgaaaatgatgattaattatgatgaattcatttgaaaagCGTGATTAATCCGATTAAAACGTGTCATCATTTGGCAGCCCTAATTCTGATCAAGTGAAAAGTCTTGCGTGTGGATCTTACCATCCATGTAGGTGAGCGTAGTGAGGAGGGGTACATCTGGGGCCATGTAGGTTGTGCATTGCAAATCATCAAGGACCGGCTGGATTCGGCCGGCGGGAAGCGATGCCAAGGTCATTGGGCCGGCAGAAATCGGGCTGATGTGTTTCTTCTGACGAGCTCTGCAGTTCTGAAACCAAACCTGCAGTGTCGAGAAAAGATCCTGGAAATTAAAAACGTGTCAACTAACAGAAAGCAAAACGGAACGAGCTGTTAGCAAAcccacttctgccacctagtggccgtttttatggcttaaaatggctctaaaagtgacatccatctGTGTGCAGTCGCGTCATCGcgtttttgcctctcgcgcaaaagatgtataaatacgttgctGGGATCGAGcgttggggtttataaaaacggaTAAACACGTCTTAGGGTTTGAAAGATTTCATATCAACTTcaatctttgctcttttcccccaatttcttaattttcaaaaatatttcaactttcttcttaatctttgtaaatcatcttcttgtaatatgacttcattcccgtaatGACTTTTAttcccaacctaattgtccaaaaatgcattttgttgttCCTgacattacgacttaaaaaaaacaaaatgtaatatttcaactttgctacCCAAATGACTTTCCTcacatgagtttattcttgtaaagtgaTTCTAAAAGTGTGTTAACACCTTTTTTCCTCAACATTTTCACTTAATTCTCCCAAAATTACagcttattttttcattttcatagcagttagcaagcaaacacgAATATGAATGGAGGCACAAAATCGATAGTTTTTCATCCGAATGCCACagctccagtgtggatgtgcagcgGGGCCTTCgtcccggcggtctgcgcttgCTGGGGTGTTTGATCGGCGAAGTGAATGCATAGGGCGGGGCTGCGCAGACGGTGGCGCTCGCTGCATTGCAGGAGAGTTGCAGCCTTTCGGTGCGGTTGAGGGGCCAGCATTTTGGGAGATGACAATGAAaaagtaatgaaaaaaaagggtCTTAAAGTCAATATTTTCGATTATCTACAATAACTTATAGCACACTTAttcaccagcaaaatgtgttatcatgacaggcctaattaCAGCTTTGTGACGTTAAAGTCAagtcttaaatatttcaacttgatgctactaaaaaggacattttttctcatattacgttgttattctcataaaatgactactttctcctgttctcttaatattttgactttattcttgtaaaatgacagattattccatttttgccgttttaaaaacaagaagttgttacatttttagactgcaCCACGGgcccaaaaacaaaaacggcgggccacaaatggccccagggcTGCACATTGGACACCGCTGCTCTTTGgccttacagtggaaccttggttagtgtccacCCTAACCCAGTCTGTGTGTTCTTCAGCTAAcgtcgaaaatttacgccaaaattttacattttccgGTCGGCGTAcaatgtgttgacatttttgaatgggatttacatatcatcatttgggaaaatttgatttgcttagagtccgttttggttggAGTTGGAGCTTGTGGAGAGAATGAATGACGCTAAGCAAGGTTCCACAGGACTGCACCTCCTAAAACTCGCTCTAATCCAGCACGCCCCCTGCAGCCTAGAAGTACACAATACATCCCACCTGGAAATACAATACTACAGAAGGAGCAAGAAAGGTGGAGAGTGTAGTTTGGCCCACCTGGATAACCCTGCGGCTTAGACCAGTCCGCTCTGACAGTTTCTGGAGCGTCTGAGCATCTGGATTGTTGTCCTTTGCAAACTGAGTCTGCATCACCTGAAGATCAAGTTGACACAAGGAGTCAGGCTACGCGGGCTTGGACCATGCtaaagctaatgctaatgcacCTACAGGAATACATTTAATACATCTTCACTGCACCCCGACACCCCCAACCTTCTCATCCACAACCCTCACACAttctactactactgtattagtagtaatactaatagtagtagtagtagtagtagtaatactaAAGGTAGTTGTAATAATAACAGTAGTAGTATCGTAATAGTACTagcagtagtaatagtagtggtagtaatagtaagtgttaatagtagtagtaagaGTAATAGTATGGCAGTAAGTAGTAGTAATATTGTAGTGATAGTACCAAATGTAGTAATAGTATTAGTAGATGCAATACTCAGTGTTAGTAATACTAATTGTAGTATTAATAGTACTAGTAGAAATAGTAGTAATACTGTTAATAGTAGTGCAGTAATATtaaatagtagtagtaataatagcagccatagtaatagtagtaatagtagtattaGTAACAATTATTGTCTTAGTAGAAGTAGTAATGTAGTCATAGTAATAGCAGTAATAGTAGTATTAGTAACAATTATTGTCTAGTAGAAGTAGTAATATAGTCATagtaatacagtagtagtaatagtagtagcagTAAGAGCAGCAAGTGGTAGCGCAGCAATGACCAGCACTCAGCACTCAGCACAGACGCGGTAGCGTCGTTTTATTGACACGCGTACGGTAAGTTTGACTTTTGTGCGCATAATtgcggtgcattcaaggaccgcggAGTAAAGTGGAACCACCTGAAGCTGGTCAACAGTGAAGCTGGTCCTGGCTCTCTTCGCGGGTCTGGACACGGTGCTGGAACCATCTTTATCTGCCTCCTCTTCGTCTAGTTTGGATTGCTCTTCAGAGAAGACAGAGGATAAGACATGCTAGAAAAGCGGAAGCTGGGCGTGCTGTGCTGCCCACCATTTTCTTTAGAACGTTTGATGTTCTCCATCATCGTGTCATAATGGGGCCTGCAGAAGACTCGGTTCTCCAACAGCCCGCACTCCTCGCCAGTGGACAGCTGGCGCTTACAGGTGGCACAGGAGAAACAGGCCAGGTGAAAAGTGCTGCCTCTCGCCCGCCGCACCCAGTCGCTGGAATGGATGTTACGTCCACAGCGAGCGCAGCGCGTCCCGTACTTCCTGATGCAGGGAACACAAAAGAATAACCCGCTGGTCAGCAGAACACTGGTCCCTAATTAGAACCCTGTGGGACACCGGGATGCTCTACAGTATAGCAGGCTTTCATTCTTACTTGTCCAACAGAAGACGACACGCCAGCCTCGGTAGTACTATGTTGTCTTACCTTGATTGTCCAGCAGGGGTCACACAAGGCTCATTTTGGCACCAGTACACATACGCAGTAATCCCTCAAAGTggaattcctcatttataaatggaatattttcatagaaaacctgtttaccaccttctaaataccacctttacactcctattacccaatatagtagaattAATAGAAGACAGGAAATCTGTTTACCACCTAAATactttttgtaacattagagccctcttgacatgacataacacccctatagtcacctttatactcctattacccaacatagtagaatTAATAGAAGAAAAAGACATAGAAATACACTTTTTTCCTGGTGAAAAACAGgtgtctaatgtttcttttggtgggGTCCATGTTTATGTAACCGTAGAACATACAgttggctgggattgaatgagtcacGGCTCACCTGAAGTAGTCCAGTTTGCAGAAAACTTGTTCGTCTTTGATGTAGCAGCTCACATGGCGCCCAAGCGATGTCTGGCACACGCAGCAGGACAGGCAGCGCACGTGCCAGCACAGGTTGCTCACCTGAAGTGACGACAACTTGAAAaagattttcatttttcacagccGAAAATCATATTCTCGTTACCCCCACGAGGGAATTTGATCCGAAAAGGGAACcagcggtccccaacctttcagagtgtgtgtgtgtttgtaccgGATCAGAGCGGAACGGCAGCAACGTCTTCAACGCCATTGTGCGAAATTGTGGGCAGTTTTCATTGTAAAATCGCAAAAAGACGTAACAATTGACTTCCCCCCGCACATGAGTGGTTTGACTTATTAGCAAGGAAGCGACACGTACGAGCAAAGTGATTGTCAGCACCCAACGTCCACCCCCGATGTGATATCAGGTGGTTGGGGatccctgccattggctggcgaccagcccagggtgtacctcgcctgtcgcccgaagtcagctgggataggctcacaagtgcaaaaaaaaaatgtatttgcatttCTACTTTTTCTGAAAGTCAAAGCGGTCccagcatcttttcatttttcaccgtgCAACCCTTGgcggaaaaggtttggacacccctgctctggaGACACTCCACCGATAGAACGTGAACGTCAGCCACGCCGTCTGATCTCAGCTCACCTTGAGAAGGTACCTGTCCAATATCTCCTGGCTGCAAGAGCTGCAAAAGATTTTCCCAGCCTGGGAGGATCCCGTGAGgatggaggaggacgaggacagGGAGAAAGGAGAATAGGAGTCCTCAAAAATATCGTCCGAGCCAGAAGAACCCTGCCAGAACACAGTCAACATTTAAGTATGGAATCCCccgaaagaaaacacaagtccCAATGCTATCGGAGGAAAACACATGTCCCAATGCTCACGGAGGAAAACACATGTCCCAATGCTCACGGAGGAAACCCACATGTCCCAATGTTAACGAAGGAAAACACATGTCCCAATGCTAACGGAGGAAACCCACATGTCCCAATGTTAACGAAGGAAAACACATATCCCAATGCTAACAGAGGAAAACACATGTCCCAATGGTAACGGAGGAAACCCACATGTCCCAATGGTAACGGAGGAAACCCACATATCCCAATGCTAAGAAAGAATAATGAGATAAAGTCCAAACTATGAGATACCAACTGTGCCGTGTGACGAAAGGTCCAGGCGGCACCCGAGCACTCTGGAtctcatttcaactttttacctcataatttccacttttcattttgtaattttgacctttgtttttcttttcatctcaattatgactttttaacttgaccttgtaattatgactttctcagaattatgactttttaaatcttGTGACTCATCCTGtaatttagatttttaaaaataattctgACTTCCCTATctcatatttgactttttaagcTCATTATTCCGAactttttatctattttatctaACAATTATGACCCTCTCATCATTATGATTTTTTAATCTCGTAATTTAGATTCGATCATCTCAATTATGAATTTATCTCATGACTTTTTAAATCTCATCATTTCAAGTTTCTATCTCACAAGTATGAGACCCTCATAATTTCGATGTTTTAATGTCATAATTTCGATTTTTCAACgtcatatttatgactttcctatctcataattgactttttgtctcatgaTTTCCGGCCCGCCCCGTCATAATTAGGACCAACCacttggacatttttttcatctttcaGCGGCGGAAACCGGCTTCCATATTTACGGACGATTCCTCTCTGGAAACACAACAGCTTCCTACTTTAACGGTGCTTTGGGGTCATTAAAAGCCTCCAATGTTTCTATTTCCATTGACTTGGACTTGTTTTCATGTACTTTTTTTCGCCAAAGGGCGGGACTTTGAAGCGCGCTCACGAGAGGTCATCTTATATTTAGAACGATGCCGTCTTACCACACGAACTACTACTAAACTACTACGTGACACGTCCCGTACGTCATCGAGTACCTCTTGAATTTGGAAAACGACCTACTGTGTCGACCAGAACGTGTCCGTGTTGCAGCTGACTAGCCAGACTCGCCGCGGGTCGCAGTCGCGCCTCCGACATCATCAATCACATctagaaggaaggaaggaaggaaggaaggaagccaCCTTCCCGTTTCTTCTTCTACGTTCCTTTTTGACTTGACGAGCGCTTTTAATTGCATTAACTTCCATGCATCTTATATACTCCACGTCCTCACTGCCTTCACGTGGCAATAAAGGCTACATGGTTGgtcctaatatacagtataccatacaGTATAGGATATACTATACAGGATACAACACGGAACTATTTGCAAGACCTTCACAGCTGCAAGCAATTGCGTGTAATTAATTAGCGTCACACCTGCACGTGACGCAGACGCTCCGcgatggatggataatgtggGAATAATCAacacatacatttagaaataATATTAGGATCATGTTTTTGATGGGGATTGTTTGCTTATTTACATGAAACAATAAAGCAGGggatgaaaacaaacaatgcaTCAGAAATTAGTCTTCTTCAAAAAGTAGTAATCATAcgaaattggaaaaaaacgtGACTTAAAACTTGACTTGACTgtttgacacacaaaaaaacaagtataaATGTACATTACATCTAGAAAACGAGCTCTAAaaagtcacttaaaaaaaataactatgcCATAAAACTAGAACAGCAAcgataaaaaatgaaaaagaacacaaaaaaacgagctattaaaaataatagaaaataacaattaaaaatactataaaaataaatatgtttaatgagctataaaaaaataactatactataaaactataaaaataaccataaaactgttaaaaaatattttaaaaatgagctattataaataacaatataaaataattattaacataaaaaaataaaatgagccATAAAAATAACTATACTACAAAAATAACCATAAAAGCTAACAATGacaaattattataaattaatGAACCAATTATAACTGCTTCAATATAACTAATTGAATAGCTATGAATACATTagctattaaaaataaaaatactatcAAAATATAAATCTAGCAAATGAGCTGGAAAAAATAACTCTCAAAATAACCAGAAAactatacaaaatataaaagtaaatataaaaaatagcaATATAAAATAGCTATtcaaaaactattaaaaaataaatatatcaaataacttaaaaaataactactgcatagttaaaacataaaaataaatattaaaaaataagctattaaaaacaacaacataaaataacagctaaaaaaaaaattacaaattttaaagaTAACTTTACAAATAACTATACGATAAACCTatagaaaaaaatagctgtTAAAAAATGAGcagttaaaaacaacaatatcaaGTAActacagtattaaaaaaatgagGAGGCCAATCCTCAAATGTGTTACTGGACAGGAGAAGAGCTCCTTCTTTCTGTTCTACTTCTAAACTTCCATGAGTCAGATGTTCACCGTTTGCAGTGTTGGGATCATTCTTAGCGTTCTGATTTAGTTCAGTACGGCTTTTCCACACACATGAATTACACAGAAAAACCCCAACTATGCCAATTTAACATTCATGCTGGTTTTGAAGGAGTGAGGTGAAAAGTGTATGTGGAATAAAATAACTGTGCAAGGTAGTCCACCTTGTCCCTCATTGTCAAAGTTTGTCATTTATTGGACAAAACTTGCCAACGTCTCAACTCACCGCGCTGCTGGAGGCAGACTTCAACATCTTCCAGGAACATGAGACACCGCCACTGGTAGCTCCCGTTGCGCTAACCTCTTATTTGCCCCAACCCGCTCCTTCTGGCCTTTCATTTCCTCCAAAACATTTGCTTCTGTCGCTTGGACTTTATTTGAAAAGCTCTGTGCACCTCCCACACTGATACCCGAGACCCGCCTCGTGCTGCAACACCGAAAAGAACTATTCAGCAGCGTCTTCCACGTCCTATACCACCGTGGAAGAGAAGCACGGCACCATTACACACTTCAAGACAAACCTCAGTAAAG
This sequence is a window from Dunckerocampus dactyliophorus isolate RoL2022-P2 chromosome 2, RoL_Ddac_1.1, whole genome shotgun sequence. Protein-coding genes within it:
- the LOC129176771 gene encoding LIM/homeobox protein Lhx8-like isoform X1; this encodes MLKSASSSAGSSGSDDIFEDSYSPFSLSSSSSILTGSSQAGKIFCSSCSQEILDRYLLKLSSLQVSNLCWHVRCLSCCVCQTSLGRHVSCYIKDEQVFCKLDYFRKYGTRCARCGRNIHSSDWVRRARGSTFHLACFSCATCKRQLSTGEECGLLENRVFCRPHYDTMMENIKRSKENEQSKLDEEEADKDGSSTVSRPAKRARTSFTVDQLQVMQTQFAKDNNPDAQTLQKLSERTGLSRRVIQVWFQNCRARQKKHISPISAGPMTLASLPAGRIQPVLDDLQCTTYMAPDVPLLTTLTYMDVQPTDPLLLQPLISHPLTPLPVGHNA
- the LOC129176771 gene encoding LIM/homeobox protein Lhx8-like isoform X2 → MLKSASSSAGSSGSDDIFEDSYSPFSLSSSSSILTGSSQAGKIFCSSCSQEILDRYLLKVSNLCWHVRCLSCCVCQTSLGRHVSCYIKDEQVFCKLDYFRKYGTRCARCGRNIHSSDWVRRARGSTFHLACFSCATCKRQLSTGEECGLLENRVFCRPHYDTMMENIKRSKENEQSKLDEEEADKDGSSTVSRPAKRARTSFTVDQLQVMQTQFAKDNNPDAQTLQKLSERTGLSRRVIQVWFQNCRARQKKHISPISAGPMTLASLPAGRIQPVLDDLQCTTYMAPDVPLLTTLTYMDVQPTDPLLLQPLISHPLTPLPVGHNA